A single Rhodoligotrophos defluvii DNA region contains:
- the ftsA gene encoding cell division protein FtsA — translation MNVVPLHARKNQHHRRPAPNSPIIAAIDVGSTKICCLIAEVRTTRNRAFGGAKTQSLNILGVGHQAAVGIRCGSITDIDQAEIAIRLVVDAAERMAGISIDQVYVNVSGGRPRCEAVTGETRVGGREVGPTDVERAIQVAGERIQAPGRVVLHTTPVQYALDDVRGIRDPRGMFGEKLGVDLNVVTVEPGPLRNLSLAIERCHLDIAGLVIAPYAAGRSVLVEDEMAMGVTCIDMGGGTTSVAVFFEGNLVFADVIPIGGHHITNDIARGLSTPIAHAERMKTLYGSSIPSALDERELLSVPLVGERGTDTVYKIPRSMLTGIVRPRLEETFELIKDRLQASGFAKLAGRRMVLTGGACQMTGARELASQILDRHIRLGFPQPLTGMPEAIRSPNFAVASGLLAYALRPDESIMVEPRRPRNDGYMRRVGRWFRESF, via the coding sequence ATGAACGTCGTTCCGTTGCACGCGCGTAAAAACCAGCATCATCGTCGTCCCGCGCCCAATTCTCCGATCATCGCCGCGATCGACGTCGGCTCGACGAAAATATGCTGCCTCATTGCGGAGGTGCGGACCACGCGCAACCGCGCCTTCGGCGGCGCAAAGACGCAGAGCCTCAACATTCTCGGCGTCGGCCACCAGGCGGCCGTGGGCATCCGCTGCGGTTCCATCACCGATATCGACCAGGCCGAGATCGCGATCCGGCTGGTGGTGGATGCGGCCGAGCGCATGGCCGGGATCAGCATCGACCAGGTCTATGTCAATGTCTCGGGGGGACGTCCGCGCTGCGAGGCGGTGACCGGCGAGACCCGGGTCGGCGGCCGTGAGGTCGGCCCCACTGACGTGGAGCGGGCAATCCAGGTGGCCGGGGAACGCATCCAGGCGCCGGGCCGGGTGGTGCTGCACACCACGCCCGTGCAATATGCGCTGGACGACGTGCGCGGCATTCGCGATCCACGCGGCATGTTCGGGGAGAAGCTCGGGGTCGATCTCAACGTGGTCACGGTCGAGCCGGGCCCGCTGCGCAACCTGTCGCTCGCGATCGAGCGCTGCCATCTCGACATTGCCGGCCTGGTGATCGCGCCTTATGCGGCCGGCCGCTCCGTGCTGGTGGAAGACGAGATGGCCATGGGCGTCACCTGCATCGACATGGGTGGCGGGACAACGTCGGTTGCGGTGTTCTTCGAGGGCAATCTCGTCTTTGCCGATGTGATCCCGATCGGAGGGCATCACATCACCAATGACATTGCGCGCGGCCTCTCCACGCCCATCGCCCATGCGGAGCGCATGAAGACGCTCTATGGCTCGTCCATTCCAAGCGCGCTCGACGAGCGGGAGCTCTTGTCGGTGCCGCTGGTCGGCGAGCGCGGCACGGATACGGTGTACAAGATCCCGCGCTCCATGCTCACCGGCATCGTGCGGCCGCGGCTCGAGGAGACGTTCGAGCTGATCAAGGACCGGCTGCAGGCTTCGGGTTTCGCCAAGCTGGCCGGCCGGCGCATGGTGCTCACCGGCGGTGCCTGCCAGATGACGGGCGCGCGCGAGCTGGCCAGCCAGATCCTCGACCGCCACATCCGGCTTGGCTTCCCACAGCCGCTGACCGGCATGCCGGAAGCGATCCGCAGCCCCAATTTCGCGGTGGCCTCCGGGCTTCTCGCCTATGCGCTGCGACCGGACGAGAGCATCATGGTCGAGCCCCGGCGACCGCGGAATGACGGCTACATGCGGCGGGTGGGCCGCTGGTTCCGCGAGAGCTTCTGA
- a CDS encoding cell division protein FtsQ/DivIB has translation MRKVSASDWIRRSAEYPRGDGPVLLPAQVRTLRRAAAKEKLPAIAKVSEQTKLPAQKSSGAPPVAAAAGKARALEMASAAPPVAAAAGKAKAAAPASTRPLDAAAVTNDDPPPARPKTRMEAMVAPQPAPVKRPRPQFEPLPVQLPSRDLVTKVTRQRRESRPVRKAKLTGDLAPAAFLLIALCYALVAGGHFEQRGGSLRGLVNQVASMIGLSADDVRIVGLEQQTREQVLSAIGVEEGGSLIGFDANLARQKLENLDWISQASVLRLFPNKLLIELTERHPFALWQSDGVFKVIDKSGIPMPSLNVRAYRHLPIVVGEGANLAAADLVNYLEAQPELMSQTRAAVRVADRRWVLYLTNTIKVDLPEDKVDEALVLLKTLIDRYGIMTRDIVNIDMRLHDRVVVRLSDEAAEKLKSSKNAKPVKVSRSQ, from the coding sequence ATGCGGAAGGTGAGCGCCTCAGACTGGATCAGGCGGAGCGCGGAATACCCCCGTGGCGACGGCCCTGTGCTGCTGCCGGCCCAAGTGAGAACCTTGCGGCGGGCAGCGGCCAAGGAGAAGCTGCCGGCCATTGCCAAAGTTTCCGAGCAGACCAAGCTCCCCGCGCAGAAATCATCGGGCGCGCCGCCCGTGGCAGCTGCGGCGGGCAAGGCCCGCGCGCTGGAGATGGCGAGCGCCGCCCCGCCGGTCGCGGCTGCAGCGGGCAAGGCCAAAGCTGCGGCGCCGGCCAGCACGCGGCCCCTCGATGCCGCGGCGGTAACGAATGACGATCCGCCGCCCGCGCGACCCAAAACCCGTATGGAGGCCATGGTCGCGCCGCAGCCCGCACCGGTGAAGCGGCCGCGGCCTCAGTTCGAGCCTTTGCCGGTCCAGTTGCCCTCGCGCGACTTGGTGACCAAGGTCACCCGCCAGCGGCGCGAGAGCCGGCCGGTGCGCAAGGCGAAGCTCACCGGCGACCTCGCGCCGGCGGCCTTTCTGCTGATCGCCCTGTGCTATGCGCTGGTGGCCGGCGGCCATTTCGAGCAGCGGGGCGGCTCGCTGCGCGGCCTGGTCAACCAGGTGGCGTCCATGATCGGCCTGTCGGCGGACGACGTGCGCATCGTGGGACTGGAGCAGCAGACGCGCGAGCAGGTGCTGAGCGCGATCGGGGTCGAGGAAGGCGGTTCGCTGATCGGCTTCGACGCCAACCTGGCGCGGCAGAAGCTCGAAAACCTCGACTGGATCTCGCAAGCCTCGGTGCTGCGCCTGTTTCCGAACAAGCTGCTGATCGAGCTGACGGAGCGGCATCCCTTCGCGCTCTGGCAGTCGGATGGCGTGTTCAAGGTGATCGACAAGTCGGGCATCCCGATGCCGAGCCTCAACGTGCGCGCCTATCGGCATCTGCCGATCGTGGTCGGCGAGGGCGCCAATCTCGCCGCGGCAGATCTTGTTAACTATCTGGAAGCCCAACCGGAGCTAATGTCGCAGACGCGTGCAGCCGTGCGCGTCGCCGACCGCCGGTGGGTCCTGTACTTGACGAACACGATCAAAGTGGATCTGCCGGAGGACAAGGTCGACGAAGCGCTCGTGCTGCTCAAGACCTTGATCGACCGCTACGGGATCATGACCCGCGATATCGTCAACATCGATATGCGGCTCCATGATCGCGTCGTGGTGCGCCTGTCGGACGAGGCAGCCGAGAAGCTGAAATCGTCCAAGAACGCAAAGCCGGTCAAGGTCAGCCGAAGCCAATGA
- a CDS encoding D-alanine--D-alanine ligase, whose product MAAKAHVAVLMGGWSAEREVSLNSGRACAAALERAGYRVTAIDVTRDVVRQLEAVKPEVAFNALHGKWGEDGCVQGILETLELPYTHSGVLASALAMHKAKAKTVFAAAGLPVAESVLAPLEEAARAHLMAPPYVMKPEAEGSSVGVHIVPKGANGPPQDILTDPAFGADQVMVERYIAGRELTCAVRGNTPLGVIDIVAEAGIFYDYKAKYAPGGSRHILPAQIPADLYRRVQEISLAAHQALGCRGVSRADLRYDDTPGGTGELILLEVNTQPGMTGTSLVPELAAHDGMSFEALVSWMVEDASCGR is encoded by the coding sequence ATGGCGGCGAAGGCCCATGTGGCGGTCCTGATGGGGGGCTGGTCGGCCGAGCGCGAGGTCAGCCTCAACTCCGGCAGAGCTTGCGCCGCGGCACTCGAACGGGCCGGCTACCGCGTGACCGCGATCGATGTGACGCGCGACGTCGTCCGGCAGCTCGAGGCGGTGAAGCCGGAGGTCGCCTTCAATGCCCTGCACGGCAAGTGGGGCGAGGATGGCTGCGTCCAGGGCATCCTCGAGACGCTCGAGCTGCCCTACACCCATTCCGGGGTGCTGGCATCCGCGCTCGCCATGCACAAGGCGAAGGCCAAGACGGTGTTCGCCGCAGCAGGCCTGCCGGTGGCGGAAAGCGTGCTCGCGCCGTTGGAGGAAGCCGCACGCGCGCATCTGATGGCGCCGCCCTATGTGATGAAGCCGGAAGCGGAGGGGTCGAGCGTCGGCGTCCATATCGTGCCCAAGGGCGCGAATGGCCCGCCACAGGACATTCTGACCGATCCGGCTTTCGGTGCCGATCAGGTCATGGTGGAGCGCTACATCGCCGGGCGGGAGCTGACCTGCGCGGTGCGCGGCAACACGCCCCTGGGCGTGATCGACATCGTCGCCGAGGCGGGCATCTTTTATGACTACAAGGCCAAATATGCACCCGGCGGCTCGCGCCACATTCTGCCGGCGCAGATTCCCGCCGATCTCTACAGGCGCGTGCAGGAGATCTCGCTGGCGGCGCATCAGGCGCTTGGCTGCCGGGGGGTGAGCCGTGCGGATTTGCGCTATGACGACACGCCCGGCGGCACGGGCGAGCTGATCCTGCTGGAGGTCAACACCCAGCCCGGCATGACCGGCACCTCGCTCGTGCCGGAGCTGGCAGCCCACGACGGCATGAGCTTCGAGGCCCTCGTCTCCTGGATGGTGGAAGACGCATCATGCGGAAGGTGA
- the murB gene encoding UDP-N-acetylmuramate dehydrogenase, giving the protein MAMIDGEALLKRLPPVRGRLSPNAPLADLTWFRVGGPAEVLFTPADEQDLADFLRQLPADVPVMPIGVGSNLLVRDGGVPGVVIRLGRGFSDIVVEEGYRLRVGTAVPDVRVARAALEHGIGSLTFFRGIPGTIGGALRMNGGAYGRETKDVLVEARAVDRGGRIVTLTVADMQMSYRHCGAPEDLVFTQALLQGEPGDPAQIAADMDAITEARERTQPVKSRTGGSTFKNPPGQKAWQLMDKAGMRGFAIGGARVSELHCNFLINEGSATAADIEALGEEGRRRVLETSGVTLEWEIKRIGVAAPAVQEIG; this is encoded by the coding sequence ATGGCGATGATCGATGGAGAGGCTTTGCTCAAGCGGCTGCCGCCCGTTCGGGGCCGGCTTTCGCCCAATGCACCGCTTGCGGACCTGACATGGTTTCGGGTGGGGGGACCGGCGGAGGTGCTGTTCACGCCTGCCGACGAGCAGGACCTGGCGGATTTCCTCCGCCAGTTGCCAGCCGATGTCCCGGTGATGCCGATCGGGGTCGGCTCCAACCTGCTGGTGCGCGACGGCGGCGTGCCGGGCGTGGTGATCCGGCTCGGCCGCGGATTCTCGGATATCGTGGTGGAAGAGGGCTATCGGCTGAGGGTCGGCACGGCGGTGCCCGACGTGCGGGTCGCCCGGGCGGCGCTGGAGCATGGTATCGGCTCGTTAACCTTTTTTAGGGGGATCCCGGGCACCATAGGCGGCGCGCTGCGGATGAATGGGGGCGCCTATGGCCGCGAGACCAAGGACGTGCTCGTGGAAGCCAGGGCAGTGGATCGGGGTGGGCGTATCGTGACGCTGACGGTCGCGGACATGCAGATGAGCTACCGCCATTGCGGGGCGCCGGAGGATCTCGTCTTCACCCAGGCGCTGCTGCAGGGCGAGCCCGGCGATCCCGCACAGATCGCCGCAGACATGGATGCCATCACGGAAGCGCGCGAGCGCACCCAGCCGGTGAAGAGCCGCACCGGCGGCTCGACCTTCAAGAACCCGCCGGGGCAGAAGGCCTGGCAGCTCATGGACAAGGCCGGCATGCGCGGCTTCGCCATCGGCGGGGCGCGGGTGTCGGAGCTGCACTGCAATTTCCTGATCAATGAGGGTAGCGCAACCGCGGCGGACATCGAAGCGCTGGGCGAGGAGGGACGGCGGCGGGTGCTCGAGACGTCCGGCGTGACCCTCGAGTGGGAGATCAAGCGCATCGGCGTTGCCGCGCCGGCGGTGCAGGAGATCGGCTGA
- the murC gene encoding UDP-N-acetylmuramate--L-alanine ligase produces MKIPRDIGPIHFVGIGGIGMSGIAEVMATLGYSVQGSDLSANANVERLRGLGIPINIGHDAVNLGDAQVVVISSAVKPDNPEVVAARERFLPIVRRAEMLAELMRFRTCVAVGGTHGKTTTTSLVAALLDAGGMDPTVVNGGIINAYGTNARLGKGDWMVVESDESDGTFVKLPADVVIVTNIDPEHLDHYGSFDAVKAGFLSFVQNIPFYGFAVMCIDHPVVQQLIGQVTDRRVITYGRSPQADVRMTESSFAGGTNRFTVRLLDRRTGARHTIEDLALSMPGEHNALNATAAVAVARELGMSDEQIRAGLANFTGVKRRFTRTGAWNGVTIYDDYGHHPVEIAAVLKAARRVTERRVVAVMQPHRYTRLRDLFDDFSTCFNDAHTVILAPVYSAGETPIDGITHDALLEAMRARGHRSVMKIDGQGELAPLVGSIVEPGDIVVCLGAGTISQWAYALPGELERLG; encoded by the coding sequence ATGAAGATACCGCGCGACATCGGCCCCATTCACTTCGTCGGCATTGGCGGCATCGGCATGAGCGGCATCGCCGAGGTGATGGCGACGCTCGGCTATTCGGTGCAGGGCTCGGACCTGTCGGCCAATGCCAACGTGGAGCGGCTGCGTGGGCTCGGCATTCCGATCAACATCGGGCATGACGCGGTCAATCTGGGCGATGCGCAGGTGGTGGTCATATCGTCTGCGGTGAAGCCGGACAATCCGGAGGTGGTCGCGGCGCGCGAGCGCTTCCTGCCCATCGTGCGGCGGGCTGAAATGCTGGCGGAGCTGATGCGGTTCCGTACCTGCGTCGCGGTGGGCGGCACCCATGGCAAGACGACCACCACGTCGCTGGTCGCCGCGCTCCTCGATGCGGGCGGCATGGACCCCACGGTGGTGAATGGCGGCATCATCAACGCCTATGGCACGAATGCGCGGCTGGGCAAGGGCGACTGGATGGTGGTGGAATCGGACGAATCCGACGGCACGTTCGTGAAGCTGCCGGCGGATGTGGTGATCGTCACCAATATCGATCCCGAACATCTCGATCACTACGGCAGCTTCGATGCGGTCAAGGCGGGCTTTCTTTCCTTCGTGCAGAACATTCCGTTCTACGGGTTCGCGGTCATGTGCATCGACCATCCGGTGGTGCAGCAGCTCATCGGCCAGGTCACGGACCGGCGGGTGATCACCTATGGCCGGAGCCCGCAGGCGGATGTGCGCATGACGGAGAGCAGCTTCGCGGGCGGCACAAACCGATTCACCGTGCGCTTGCTGGACAGGCGGACCGGAGCGCGTCACACCATCGAGGACCTCGCGCTGTCCATGCCGGGCGAGCACAACGCGCTGAATGCCACGGCAGCGGTGGCGGTTGCCCGCGAGCTCGGGATGTCGGACGAGCAGATCCGGGCAGGGCTTGCCAATTTCACCGGCGTCAAGCGCCGGTTCACCCGTACGGGCGCCTGGAACGGGGTCACCATCTACGACGACTACGGCCATCACCCGGTGGAGATCGCAGCGGTATTGAAGGCGGCGCGGCGGGTGACCGAGCGGCGGGTGGTGGCCGTGATGCAGCCGCACCGCTACACCAGGCTGCGTGATCTGTTCGACGACTTTTCCACCTGCTTCAACGATGCGCACACGGTGATCCTGGCGCCGGTCTATTCGGCGGGCGAGACGCCGATCGACGGCATCACCCATGATGCGCTCCTGGAGGCGATGCGGGCGCGCGGCCATCGCAGCGTGATGAAAATCGACGGGCAAGGCGAGCTTGCGCCGCTGGTCGGCAGCATCGTGGAGCCGGGGGATATCGTGGTGTGCCTGGGCGCCGGCACGATCAGCCAGTGGGCCTACGCGCTTCCGGGCGAGCTTGAGCGACTGGGGTGA
- the murG gene encoding undecaprenyldiphospho-muramoylpentapeptide beta-N-acetylglucosaminyltransferase, which yields MMARPQSEWTARPAVALAAGGTGGHLFPAQALAEVLNARGYAVHLLTDRRGLDHSSRFPALMVHVIPSATIVTSKPLSVPGQLLTLGRGLAKARRSLAAINPVAVVGFGGYPSLPPMAAALSLRLPVLLHEQNAVMGKANRVIAPYARLIATAFPEVSLVPPKARSKLALIGNPVRAAVYAASNTPYTPPTADEPFRLLVFGGSQGARIFSDIVPPALAALPAATRRALTVVQQARPEDVERVEQQYREAGIAAEVKPFFTDMAERMANAHLVVARAGASTVSELGVIGRPAILVPLAQSLEGDQMSNAKQFAAAGGGWVIEQSGFTAERLTSLILTLRYDDAGLARAARGAASFGRPDAAERLADLVENLPGGAASRASSSQTLQEGARAIVNGPGHKEIS from the coding sequence ATGATGGCGCGCCCGCAATCGGAATGGACGGCCAGGCCGGCGGTGGCCCTGGCGGCCGGCGGGACCGGCGGGCACCTGTTTCCCGCGCAAGCCCTGGCCGAGGTGCTCAATGCGCGCGGCTATGCGGTGCATCTGCTCACTGATCGGCGGGGCCTCGACCACAGCAGCCGGTTCCCGGCGCTGATGGTGCATGTGATCCCGTCGGCCACCATCGTCACCTCCAAGCCTCTGTCGGTGCCCGGCCAGCTGCTCACGCTCGGGCGCGGGCTCGCCAAGGCGCGCAGGAGCCTTGCGGCGATCAACCCTGTGGCGGTGGTGGGCTTCGGCGGCTATCCCTCGCTGCCGCCCATGGCCGCCGCGCTCTCCCTGCGGCTGCCGGTGCTGCTGCACGAGCAGAATGCGGTGATGGGCAAGGCCAACCGGGTGATCGCCCCTTATGCGCGCCTGATCGCCACGGCCTTTCCGGAGGTTTCGCTGGTGCCGCCCAAGGCGCGTTCCAAGCTCGCGCTCATCGGCAACCCGGTGCGCGCGGCGGTTTATGCCGCGAGCAACACCCCTTACACGCCGCCCACCGCCGACGAGCCGTTTCGGCTCCTGGTGTTCGGCGGCAGCCAAGGCGCGCGGATCTTCTCCGACATTGTGCCGCCCGCGCTCGCCGCTCTGCCGGCTGCCACCCGGCGGGCCTTGACGGTGGTGCAGCAGGCGCGGCCGGAGGATGTGGAGAGGGTCGAGCAGCAATACAGGGAGGCAGGCATTGCCGCCGAGGTGAAGCCGTTCTTCACCGACATGGCGGAGCGCATGGCCAATGCCCACCTGGTGGTGGCCCGGGCTGGCGCATCGACCGTCAGCGAGCTCGGCGTGATCGGCCGGCCGGCGATCCTGGTGCCGCTTGCCCAATCGCTGGAGGGCGACCAGATGAGCAACGCCAAGCAGTTCGCGGCAGCCGGCGGCGGCTGGGTCATCGAGCAATCCGGCTTCACGGCCGAGCGATTAACCAGCCTTATCCTCACTCTGCGCTATGACGATGCGGGGCTTGCCCGCGCCGCCAGGGGGGCAGCCAGCTTCGGCCGTCCCGATGCGGCGGAGCGGCTGGCCGACCTGGTGGAAAATCTGCCGGGCGGGGCCGCATCTCGCGCAAGCTCATCCCAGACTCTGCAGGAGGGCGCGCGCGCCATCGTCAACGGGCCAGGTCATAAGGAGATTTCATGA
- the ftsW gene encoding putative lipid II flippase FtsW, which yields MISRADRGLVANWWFTVDRLLLTALLMLMVIGALLSMAASPPVAERLNVDAFYFFRRHLFFLVPAVITLIGASFATPQLARRICLALFMVGLLMMALTLAIGPEVKGARRWLELGRFSVQPSEFVKPAFVVLAAWFLAESARNRTIWGYLIALVMLMAVAGLLVLQPDYGQTILIAAVWGVMLFLTGISWFWIVGLGCLGVVAGGVAYATGDHFASRIDRFMNRDAGDTFQVDRAIDAFAHGGLYGVGPGSGTVKAVIPDAHSDFVFSVAGEEFGFIICLGILLLFAFVVIRGLRHSLNAQDPFCALAIAGLVSVFGFQAFINMGVNVSLLPAKGMTLPLVSYGGSSLVAMALGMGLMVALARRTPMGHMPNQGNVAVGLAAMGR from the coding sequence CTGATCAGTCGGGCCGATCGCGGGCTGGTCGCCAACTGGTGGTTCACGGTCGACCGCCTGTTGCTCACGGCGCTGCTGATGCTGATGGTGATCGGCGCGCTGTTGTCCATGGCGGCAAGCCCGCCCGTGGCCGAGCGCCTCAACGTGGACGCCTTCTACTTCTTCCGCAGGCACCTCTTTTTTCTCGTGCCGGCGGTGATCACCCTGATCGGCGCGTCATTCGCCACGCCCCAGCTCGCGCGGCGCATCTGTCTCGCCCTGTTCATGGTGGGGCTGCTGATGATGGCGCTGACCCTGGCGATCGGGCCCGAGGTGAAGGGCGCGCGCCGCTGGCTTGAGCTCGGCCGCTTCTCGGTGCAGCCTTCGGAATTCGTGAAGCCGGCCTTCGTGGTGCTCGCCGCCTGGTTCCTGGCGGAGAGTGCGCGCAACCGTACCATCTGGGGCTATCTGATCGCTCTGGTGATGCTGATGGCGGTGGCCGGCCTTCTGGTGCTGCAGCCAGACTATGGCCAGACGATCCTCATCGCCGCGGTGTGGGGCGTGATGCTGTTCCTCACCGGCATCTCCTGGTTCTGGATCGTCGGACTGGGCTGCCTCGGCGTGGTGGCCGGCGGCGTCGCCTATGCCACGGGCGACCACTTCGCCTCGCGCATCGACCGGTTCATGAACCGGGATGCGGGCGACACCTTCCAGGTGGATCGGGCGATCGACGCCTTTGCCCATGGCGGGCTCTACGGGGTCGGCCCGGGCAGCGGCACGGTCAAGGCAGTGATCCCGGATGCGCATAGCGATTTCGTCTTCTCGGTCGCTGGCGAGGAATTCGGCTTCATCATCTGCCTCGGCATCCTCTTGCTGTTCGCCTTCGTGGTGATCCGCGGCCTGCGCCACAGCCTCAATGCGCAGGACCCGTTCTGCGCCCTGGCCATCGCCGGGCTCGTCTCGGTGTTCGGCTTCCAGGCCTTCATCAATATGGGGGTGAATGTCTCACTGCTGCCGGCCAAGGGCATGACCCTGCCGCTCGTCTCCTATGGGGGCTCGTCGCTTGTGGCCATGGCGCTGGGGATGGGGCTCATGGTGGCGCTGGCGCGGCGCACACCCATGGGGCACATGCCGAACCAGGGCAATGTTGCGGTGGGATTGGCCGCGATGGGACGATGA
- the murD gene encoding UDP-N-acetylmuramoyl-L-alanine--D-glutamate ligase: protein MIPARTFADKAVAVFGLGGSGRAVVRSLLAGGARVSAWDDGEAIRSAVEIEGAPVIDLAAEDFTRFHALVLSPGVPLTHPEPHWTVRKAQAAGVEVIGDIEIFFRERAALGTRSPVVAITGTNGKSTTTALCGHLLKEAGRDVQVGGNIGTAVLDLAPLADGRHYVLELSSYQIDLAPSLHASAAILLNITPDHLDRHGTMAHYAEVKARIFANQTADDAAVICVDDEHTSAIAERLSRAPATLRRVTIGRPIEDGISVVDGVLAERVAARTVAEINLNGLNSLRGSHNWENAAAAYGAMRAVGLTTEEIAAGFASFAGLAHRMQEIARIGDVRFVNDSKGTNADATAKALASFHDIYWIAGGRAKSGGITSLRPYFSRIVRAYLIGEAAEEFAATLAGKVDAVICGTLDRAVASAARDAVAERRHEPVVLLSPACASFDQFRNFELRGDAFCAAVRALDGVVMAKGVAA from the coding sequence ATGATCCCCGCGAGAACTTTTGCCGACAAGGCGGTCGCGGTGTTCGGTCTGGGGGGCAGCGGCCGGGCGGTGGTGCGTTCGCTGTTGGCCGGCGGGGCCAGGGTTTCAGCCTGGGATGACGGGGAAGCGATCCGCTCGGCAGTGGAGATCGAGGGCGCACCGGTCATCGACCTTGCCGCGGAGGACTTCACCCGCTTCCATGCGCTGGTTTTAAGCCCGGGTGTGCCGCTCACCCATCCCGAGCCGCACTGGACCGTGCGGAAGGCGCAAGCCGCAGGGGTCGAGGTGATCGGCGACATCGAGATCTTCTTTCGGGAGCGGGCGGCGCTCGGCACCCGGTCACCGGTGGTGGCGATCACCGGCACGAACGGCAAATCGACGACCACCGCCCTGTGCGGGCATCTGCTCAAGGAAGCCGGACGGGATGTGCAGGTGGGCGGCAATATCGGCACGGCGGTGCTCGATCTGGCTCCGCTTGCCGACGGAAGGCATTATGTTCTGGAGCTCTCGTCCTACCAGATCGATCTCGCCCCGAGCCTGCATGCGAGTGCGGCCATATTGCTGAACATCACGCCGGACCATCTCGACCGGCACGGCACGATGGCGCATTACGCTGAGGTGAAGGCGCGGATCTTCGCCAATCAGACCGCCGATGACGCGGCGGTGATCTGCGTCGACGACGAGCATACAAGCGCCATTGCGGAGCGTTTGAGCCGCGCGCCGGCAACGCTGCGGCGGGTGACCATCGGCCGCCCCATCGAGGACGGCATCTCGGTGGTGGACGGCGTGCTCGCCGAGCGGGTGGCCGCGCGCACGGTGGCGGAGATAAACCTGAACGGCCTCAATTCTCTGCGCGGCAGCCACAATTGGGAGAACGCGGCGGCCGCCTATGGAGCGATGCGGGCTGTGGGCCTGACCACCGAGGAGATCGCCGCGGGTTTTGCGAGCTTTGCCGGCCTCGCCCACCGCATGCAGGAAATCGCCCGCATCGGCGATGTGCGCTTCGTCAACGACTCCAAGGGCACCAATGCGGATGCGACCGCCAAGGCCTTGGCCTCGTTCCACGACATTTACTGGATTGCCGGCGGCCGGGCGAAATCCGGAGGCATCACGAGCCTCAGGCCCTATTTCTCGCGCATCGTGCGGGCTTATCTGATCGGCGAGGCTGCGGAGGAATTCGCGGCCACGCTGGCGGGGAAGGTGGACGCGGTGATCTGCGGCACGCTGGACAGGGCGGTTGCGTCCGCGGCGCGCGACGCGGTGGCGGAACGACGGCACGAACCGGTGGTGCTGCTCTCGCCCGCCTGCGCCTCGTTCGATCAGTTTCGGAATTTCGAGCTTCGCGGCGACGCGTTCTGCGCTGCCGTGCGGGCACTCGATGGTGTGGTCATGGCCAAGGGGGTTGCGGCATGA
- the mraY gene encoding phospho-N-acetylmuramoyl-pentapeptide-transferase, producing MLYYFLAELGGPFPGLNVFRYITFRTGGAIMTALAFVFLFGPSLISLLRVKQGKGQPIREDGPQRHIIEKQGTPTMGGLMILSGILVATLLWGDLSNAYVWIVLLVTLGFGAIGLYDDYLKVTKISAKGFSGRFRLLLECMIAAAATYAIIRVGEAPLSSSLTFPFFKDVVAHLGWFFIPLGIFVIVGCGNAVNLTDGLDGLAIVPVMVAAASFGLIAYLVGNAVFADYLQIHFVRGTGELAVLCGAILGAGLGFLWFNAPPAMIFMGDTGSLSLGGALGAIAVAAKHEIVLAIIGGLFVLETVSVVVQVVSFKLTGKRVFAMAPLHHHFEQKGWKEPTIVIRFWIISVLLALIGLATLKLR from the coding sequence ATGCTGTATTACTTTCTGGCGGAGCTCGGGGGACCGTTTCCTGGCCTTAACGTATTCCGTTACATCACCTTTCGTACGGGCGGGGCGATCATGACCGCGCTCGCCTTCGTGTTCCTGTTCGGGCCGAGCCTGATCTCGCTGTTGCGCGTGAAGCAGGGCAAGGGGCAGCCGATCCGGGAAGACGGGCCGCAGCGGCATATCATCGAAAAGCAGGGCACACCAACCATGGGCGGGCTGATGATCCTGTCCGGCATCCTTGTGGCAACACTGCTGTGGGGCGATCTCAGCAATGCCTATGTGTGGATCGTGCTGCTGGTGACCCTGGGGTTCGGCGCGATCGGCCTCTATGACGATTATCTCAAGGTGACGAAGATCTCGGCCAAGGGCTTTTCCGGGCGGTTCCGGCTGCTGCTCGAATGCATGATCGCGGCCGCCGCGACCTATGCCATCATCAGGGTGGGCGAGGCGCCGCTGTCGAGCTCGTTGACGTTCCCGTTCTTCAAGGACGTGGTGGCGCATCTTGGCTGGTTCTTCATTCCCCTCGGCATCTTCGTCATCGTCGGCTGCGGCAACGCGGTGAACCTCACCGATGGGCTCGACGGACTCGCCATCGTGCCGGTGATGGTGGCGGCGGCCAGCTTCGGACTGATCGCCTATCTCGTCGGCAACGCGGTCTTTGCCGATTACCTGCAGATTCATTTCGTGCGCGGCACCGGCGAGCTGGCGGTGCTATGCGGGGCCATTCTCGGCGCCGGCCTCGGCTTCCTCTGGTTCAACGCGCCACCCGCCATGATTTTCATGGGCGACACCGGCTCCCTGTCGCTGGGCGGGGCTCTGGGCGCGATCGCCGTGGCGGCCAAGCACGAGATCGTGCTGGCCATCATCGGCGGCCTGTTCGTCTTGGAGACGGTGTCGGTGGTGGTGCAGGTGGTATCATTCAAGCTGACGGGCAAGCGCGTCTTCGCGATGGCGCCGCTGCACCATCATTTCGAGCAGAAGGGCTGGAAGGAGCCGACCATCGTCATCCGCTTCTGGATCATCTCGGTGCTGCTGGCCCTGATCGGGCTCGCGACCCTCAAGCTGAGGTGA